The Xyrauchen texanus isolate HMW12.3.18 chromosome 19, RBS_HiC_50CHRs, whole genome shotgun sequence genome segment AAAAACCTTACTATGGATACAcattctaattattttttatataattataattttacttCCATTTTCTTTGTCTTATTTGTGAAAAGGATAATCTGTGTCTTTTCTGCTGAAAACTTGAATCCCTCCTTTATCGACCATTCCtctaatttatttaatgcagaCTGCATCTTCTTCACTTTATACTCTATATTTCTTCCTTTAGACCCATCAGCGCCTCATCATCAgcaaacaatgaaaaaacataatttattatattgATAAACAATAGAGGACTTATTACACTATCTTGAGGCGTTCCATTATCCACCACGCACTAGAGGATATGGCTACCCCAGCCTTCACCCTAATTCTTCTCccaattaaaaactattttattcagTTGTACATTCTTCCTCCTGTACCCAACCTCACTCATTTAATTAATAATCCCTATTTCCATAACATAGCATATGCCTTTTCTATGTCAAAAATACAGCAATTACACATTCTTTATTAATAAATGCCTTTCTTCTATCAGCCTCTAACGATCTCATTGGATCTAGTGTCCCTCACCCACACCTAAACATATCTGATATGGAgagaagacatttattttttcttaatacGGTAATATGTCTATCAGTAACCATTATTTCCATTATTTTACACAGATGGGAAGTTAAAGCTATCAGGCAATAGTTTGTAGGGATGTAGATGACATCAAACAATGCTGATGGTTTTGTTTTAAGTTatttataattttgaaaaaatgtctatttttattttatttatgaattgaTGTATATACCTCAAGAacttggttgagaaaatgtcaagagtacatgtctgcaaattttaggcaaagggtgactactttaaagatgctaaaatataacacagttttgataataataatgaaaatatatttcaaaattctgaagtgtgtgtgtgtgtgtgtgtgtgtgtgtgtgtgtgtgtgtgtgtgtgtgtgtttctgtattcTGTGTTTTTCTTGTATTCTGTATtcttgttgattttgttttttcatttacttTTCACTTCCTGGATGTTGGTGTTTTGCACTGTTATTTGGATTATTGTTCCTCtatattgtaattatattttttcGACCACAGTCTCTTGGAAAGACAATGTTCAGACAGGAACCCTgatcaaaaattatatatatatatatatatatatatatatatatatatatatatatatatatatatatatatatatatatatatatatatatggaattatATATATGGAATTATGATACCTTTAAATTACTtaacattaatatattaataaatcttAAATTAcctttacatgtgatttgatgcTTGAAAGCCTCACAGGTACCTGCGAGGGCAAAAAACCCTATCTGTGCACTCTCATTAAATATCGGGTATATTTGGAAAcaaaaaagtcaaatgtttaaGCGTTAAAGAGTGTGACTCAATGCTATTCTAACTTTTGATGTTAATTATTTGAATGTACAAGTCTGTAAGAAGTCATTTTTTACCAGCTTATCTGATCACTGTGACAAACCCCCAGTATTTACAAACGTAGTCAATCTATATGTGTTGAATATAAGTGACTAATTCTCGTACTTTTACAGGGAAAACCCCCATGGGAGAAGCTTACATGTTGTAGAGAAAAACATGTGTGAATCGTACACACCTAATGTAATAAATGGAAAAATGTCAATGAGATTTTTACATCATCAGCGAATATTGTACGACTGTATAATACACTTTCCGTACCGATGGATGGCGCAGTCCTACCGACTCTCATCACAACACACTTTTCGCGCCACACTTTTACAGCGTGCTTTTCAGCAATGGCTTCTCGAGCCAAATCAGGTATGTACCTATTCTGAAATATCATCCTGTTATTGAATAACCGATATCAAGGCTCTGAAGTTTACCAGTTATGATAAATGTTCAGGTTGTTAAACTGATATCTAAATGTTGCGTTGCACTAGAACAGATCGTTGTGGTTTAATCTGTTGTGCTGCTGCATTTTACTTTTCCAAATTGAGATTTGCATCAGTCGAATTTGCTATTCTCGTCAAGTCCATTTTAAACAAGACTGAGTAAGTCCATGTGGTTGTTTGAGGGCACGCCTCAAAATCTCCTGAAggaattaaatgaaatacatcgATCTTTAATGCATGTCAAGGGTACATCATTGCaaaactttaaagaaatagttcacccaaaaatgaaaattctctcagaatttactcaccctaattccatcccagatgtgaatgactttatttcttctgcggaacacaaatacaaatgtgcagatctttaggtcctcacaatgcaattgacCAAATGGTGACCAGCATTTTGACGCTCcagaaagcagcataaaagtaatccatatgaccccagttgtgaaatcatgtcttcagaagtgatttgatagatgtgggtgagaaacagatcaatatttaagttcttatCATCAATTCTCCCTCCTGTCCAGTacgtggcgatatgcatgaagaatgcgaactgctgaaaacaaaataagaagaatgtgaaagtggtgattgatagttaaaaaggactaaaatattgatttgtttcttacgcacacctatcatatcgcttcagtaGACATGAATTCAAACACTGGAgtttaatggattacttttatgctgccttaatttgctttttgagcttaaaagtttggtcaccattcacttgcattgtgagtaattacagaactgagatattcttctataaatcttaatttttgttctgctgaagaaagaaagtcatacacatttgggatgacatgagggtgagtatataatgagagactattcatttttgggtgaactatccctttaagcactgtGGTTCATTTTTTTAGGTCGTGGCCGGAAGCGCAAGGTTGAAGTTCATGCAGAAGAAGCTGCAGTGGAGGAGAAGAAAGAAAAGCTTGATGGAGTTGCGAAGGAAGAGGAAGAAACTGGTCACAGGGTGATCATCGAGCACTGGTGAGGGCACATAGAGACTGTGTTTTTTAACAGACTAATATTGGCAGTGCACTGCACTTAGTCTAGGAGGaggttaaataaatattttgggagtcttataaaataaaataaattcatgaaCAGAGAACCATTTAGACTAGGAAAAAGGCCAGTGAAAGTGACTAAAGTACCATAGAAATTTAAAATGCACCTGTAGAAAAGTCCTCTGCTTTTTTGATCATTTTATCATGTACCAATTAATATAATTCATAATATTATAGGCCTGCCAAGTCACTGTCTTAGTGCCAATTGCTAAATGTTTAGCTATAAATAAAATGGGTTTGGATATacacttttattattataatatatttttttaagttacagcGACACCACCAGATTGTTTGGCCACATTTGACTGCATTTGTTTCTAGATGCGTAGTAATTAAGCGtatacaaaaacaataataaataatgattcaCCTTCATTGATTCATTGTTCTTATTCAACAGTTTATTGTTCTTTATTCAAGTTCAAATTTGTATTCAAGTTCTTATTCTTCTTGTTCTTAATGCTTCAAAACAACATATTACAAATACAGTAACTGAGGACTTTATTTGGAAAACAGTGGTCCTAATAAactgcccgatgtggtcttctgttgtAGTCAATCTGcgtcaaggtttgacgtgttgtgcattctgagatgctattctgctcaccacaattgtacagagtggttatctgagtttccatagcctttttgtcagcttgaaccagtctggccattctccgttgacctctctcatcaacaaggtgtttcagtccacagaactgccactcactggatgctttttatttttggcatcattctgagtaaactctgttgtgtgtgaaaatcccaggagatcagcagttacagaaatactcaaaccaccctGTCCAGCATTAACAAACATGCtacagttgaaatcactgagatcagatttttttcccccattctgatggttgatgtgaacattaactaaagctcctgacccgtatctgcatgattttatgcattgcactgctgccacatgattggctgattagatgattgcatgaataagtaggtgtacaagtgtacctaataaagtggtcggtgagtgtttatataaaagaaaatatattctgACATATTCActggaaaattatttaaaatgtattctagttACTAGTATTTGATATGCATATTCTGCTTGAAAATGTGTATTATAAAaagtgctacacaaataaaaatgactattcTGTCTATTAATGTGATATTTTTCAGCAAAAGCTGACGCGTCTACGGGCGGAATGCTGAAAGTGTCCGCGAGGCACTTGTGGCTTCTCACCCTGAACTTTGTGTGGTGCTCAATCCGCAGAAACCTCGGAGGAACAGCTTTGAGGTCACGCTGATGGAGGGGGACAAAGGTACGACTGCCATGGGTGTTGGTCCAGTTTTTATCTAGAAATGTTACTCTAAACATCATGGAAGAGTAGTAAAGGTAGAAATTTCATGGATGTCTCAAGTATTGTTTCCTGACTCTGCCTCTTACTAGGGATGGgttgttcatgaacgattcgttcattttgaactaatcttttatgtgactcagaagaacgagtagtctcagagaatGATTCAATAATTTTGTGTTGGCCGCGCATGTGCATTGCGCAAACTCCGTTTGTTTGTTACGTGAAAACCGcatgtacaggaaacagaaattatttgttcacctctcgagtcttttgGTCTGAGTCATTCGTTCTTTagtcacgtgacagccgtatacgCTACGCAGTGACAAAAGAAGGAACGACTCGGACCagaagattccagaggtgaacaaatcatttgtccttggctgcattatcaGCTTTTCCTCATTGGGACTATAATCAGAGTTTGCCTAAGTAGATGTGTTGggggggatttggctattgaaaatgtaacattttaatttaattctgctcaaatgaatgaaatgacttgaataaagattcgcTCAAAGATTCAAGTCTGTAAAATGAtctgatcttcccatcactacctCTTACATGGATTATTTCTTCTTTCATCTATGTTTGCATCTCTATCTATCCCTCTTTCTCCTGtgtagagtttgttttgtggactgGCATTAAGAAAGGTCCTCCTCGCAAGCTGAAGTTTCCTGATCCAGCTGAGGTGGTGACGGCCCTGGAGGAAGCTCTGAAGAGCAAGTAGAGGTAATAAAGGGCAGATGTGAGAGATGCATCTGTTGCTATTAAAATGTTCTAACATATCATATCTCTCTAAACATTTTTCTCTGTTCTTATGTTCTCCCTTTAGTCAACCATCTTCCTGGACGCTGGATGCATAATGATGTAAATGGACTAATGGGAAAACCGCCCTGTCTGTTTTCTGATGATCAGCTCTAGTGTCCTGTACTGGATAATTGACCttgctttgtttttttcttctgttaagCTCCCAAACCTCTTGCTCATATTCACAAAATTAgttttagatttctctgaaatttTGTTGAAGTTTGGTAAATCACCTTTTTACCGTTtgatttaatacaaataaagctATTGTGTTTCTCCCTTTAATATGAATATGCATGTGCTTATTGCTTTTTTAGGGCGTTCTCTTAATTATTGTGCTCTATTATTATGAGCTCATATTAAGAGACTACATTGaatatttgcacttttaaaaatgtatttgtcacaccacaggatcATTAAATTAAATAGTGAAGACAAAAGAGGAAACGCTTAGTCAACAAATAGTCATCAGTTACAggatctaaaaatgtaaacattcccttttacaaatatatacattttaacctaaaatggaCACTTTGTGAATCAACTACCCATATATTTTAAATTTCCTTATGTAATCATCCAGAGCATGCATTTCATCTCTGTCAGTTTCCTATAAGAGGCTATCTTTCACTGTTTGTAAAATCAAAGTTATATTACGCAACAGTCTAGATTGTGCTCTGGCATGAGAGAGGGTCATTAGCAAAATATTAggactttaaatttttttacagctATTAATCTGTTGGGGCATGTAGAAGAAAAATGCTGTGAATTTACTATTATGATTTGATCACAAATGATGAGACTTATCTATTTAGTATAGAACTGAAGTAGATCCGCACACTGTTATACTATTCCCTTTTACTGATTTAAAATCAACAGCAACGTTTCAATCAAAATTATATTTGTCAGGCCTCTGACTAGCTATTTAGTAGTCAGGGTTGGGGCGTAACGGAATActtgtaacaggattacgtatttaaaataaaaacatattttaaacacaATCTGTATttcaacaattcttgattgtatgTCTagtgagatctctttttttgcaaggcatggtccacatcagaaGACcaatgatcaagaattgttgctttgcataaagctggaatgagttacaaagttatctcaaagagcttagatattcatctttccacagttagacaaactctataaatggagactatttattactgtggctactctccctggAAGTGGCTGTCCAGCTAAAATGACTCAAGAGGGACACCCAGAATGCTCATCCACTacaatccactacagaatggcttttgaaaataagaaaatccacattttggagtggcccagtcggagcctgttcacaccagacatcccaagaaaatggctgagctgaagcagttctgtaaggaagaatggcccaaaattccttctgaacgttatgcaggtctaatccgcaacTACTGAAACACTTGCTTGAGGTGtgtattgctgccaaaggaggatcgaccagttattaaattcaAGGGTTCACTAAATGTTTCCAAAGCACTattaatgtttaatgggatgtgttcaataaagacatgaaagattataattgtttgagtgttgttagcttaagcacattgagTTTGTCTAtatttgacatcacatttaattACCAACATTCATCCATAAACATGATGCGATCTGAGGAGTATttaaacagcagtgaaacactgtTGTGTTACATTTAATGAACAGACGGGGGGCTCTTTCACACTGTTATAAGTGAAAAGGTGGACAGAAAAACATGTTGTGTATACTCTATGGGGTTttaaagtttggagcagcagaaatagttaacTTGTGTCAGTTGTCATTTGACGATTTAATTTTATGCTAAGCTATAATATGCTCTCCAGTCTTTTTACACGCACCTGTTATTAGACatgataatattttaaaaattaccATTAGATATTAGATACATTTCTCTAGTTagacctttaatattagggcaaagATATACTACAAAAATCTTGTGATAATTCTTGTATGGTTCCATGTAATATTTAATTCCCATTAAGAAtaatatttatcttgttttagaaacaacactgcataagattttAAGGctttttttcacttattaaatgatttatagccaaaataaatcaataaaagctATAGTAATCCAAGTAAAGAattatccaaagtatttagattattttattgaccttgagtaactacaagttacattttacagcaagTATTCAACAAATTGTAGCGGGATACAATCTAGAATCTAAACCCTGTATTGACTAAAAATACaaactctttttgtgttttaaagaggcataaataataatgacaaaacatcataaataaaactaaatcatTATAGTTCAAAGAAAGTTTTATTGTCAAAGCAATATGGTATGTGATAATGTGTTAATACTCAATCAACTGGTAATATAACACTCCAAACAACTCTGAGCACAGCTGCCATTATAAcaggccatccatccatccatcttttttATCCAAAGGTGGTGCTGTTCCAGGCCACATTAGCTGCATCCATATCAATGAAGTTTATATAGATCCTGAGAAAACAAAGTGAGAAGGTTTTACTAAACCAACAAATCATTATGGCATTTGAAATGTACACCAAAACAACTTAACATTTAATCACAAGTATGTTTTAACTTTATGTGTACGTCAGGGGCTCGACTATGTTTATGCAGTAACATCCTggatttgaaatgtattaatgtacTTTGCTATTAAATTTAATTTGAGGTCTTATGTGAAGCTCTGCCTTGGTTGCCAATCACCtgatttgtatgtattttagCTGCGATATTTCTTTATACCTGTCAGGTGAAATGCCAAGGTGTTTTTTGAGCATGCCCATGAGAAGTTTAGAGTATTGCTTATTTTGCGCGTCCCCGATTTTTCCGATGCTAGTGAGAGAACAGAGCGCGCACGGATCTCCTTTCCCCCCGAACATCATCATCTGATCCGGGACGATGTGCACGGCGATGTACTGACACAAACAATGAGGAAAAAAGACAGGATGCGTTTATCGTTGCAAATAATTATACATGTTTATACATATGCATATACATGTAAATGTCTTACATATACATGTCTGGATGCACATATTATATAATTAGATACAGGCTGGATTGCATCGAAAGTGAGTAGAGAATGAAACGTGACATGGTGGTAGAAATCCCCTCTGACTCTTTAACTGTAACGTCACTGACAGTAGCAGGAATAGAGAATATTCAGGTTGGGCGCGTGCTGCTGGATAAACAACTAActaaatacaaaattaattcTCACCTGCGCGGGTTTGCCCGTCGCTTTTGCGAGCTCCTGCGTGGCCTCCGACAGCAGCTCCGCAGGAACGGCGTCCTTTGAAACATTTGTGTTCACCACGAACATCGGCATGACTGCAATGCTGAGACGACACTTACTGCAATAGAGTGCAACTTTAAGGGTCAGTCTCATTCGGGAATACCTACAGGCGTGAGTAACACTGCAGGGTAGAATATAAGGATGGTAACCGCCAAGCCAGTACTTTTCTATAGGCTACCGTAAACACGCCTCGTTGGACCCAAATATTGATTTGACGGTTCCTAAAAAACCCTCAACTAAACAGAATTAACAGGTATGTTTCGAGATAAGCAacatattttaagatattttcacTTAAAAACGAACATAAGTGAAGTAAGACTTTTATTAAACAATGTATTGCAATATTATCCGATTTTGCTTTGGGTGATTACGGTAGCCTCGCGCACACGCAGAGCGCTACATCCGGAAATAATATTGCAGCTTTGGAAAGTCCGATTCATTTGAGCGAATCGGTTCGCTCGGACAGTTATTTTCATGACACCGGTTCATCCCTCAAAGGTGTTCGCAGACGGCCCCGCGCGGTATCTTGCTTTCtattttcaattaaaatacaGTTTATCACGGTATTCTCACTATTAGGTTATGTGGCATTATTATCATTTTAACCTTTTGTTAAAGGaattattccgggttcaataagtTAAGTCCAGTCGACAGAACATATTTAAGGTATACCATTGATTAATAGCCTACCACAAAAAAGATTCTGACTCATCACTGCTTttcttaaaagaaagaaagaaagaaaagaagtaGCAAAAAATTATGGtatgtgaggcacttacaatggaagtgaatggtgggtttaaaggcagaaatgggaaGCTTAAAATTAtgaattcttttgttaaaacgtaatttttttttaataatcctcatggtaattaaattaaatcggatgaaacagaaaaggttagaa includes the following:
- the selenoh gene encoding selenoprotein H, whose amino-acid sequence is MASRAKSGRGRKRKVEVHAEEAAVEEKKEKLDGVAKEEEETGHRVIIEHCKSURVYGRNAESVREALVASHPELCVVLNPQKPRRNSFEVTLMEGDKEFVLWTGIKKGPPRKLKFPDPAEVVTALEEALKSK
- the LOC127660044 gene encoding macrophage migration inhibitory factor-like; amino-acid sequence: MRLTLKVALYCSKCRLSIAVMPMFVVNTNVSKDAVPAELLSEATQELAKATGKPAQYIAVHIVPDQMMMFGGKGDPCALCSLTSIGKIGDAQNKQYSKLLMGMLKKHLGISPDRIYINFIDMDAANVAWNSTTFG